TTCCGACAACGGTAAAGGCGATTTTCTATATCAGGGTTCAGAACGACGCCGACTACCAGGAGATGAAAGACAACATACTGGTCAAAGGAACCAAGGAGGACTCAGGCTGGACCGTTAAGTATTTCGACTCCCACATAGGCGGAGCCGATATTACGGTGGACATCACAGGAACCGGCTGGTCAACAGGGCTCCTTTCCAAGGGTTCTTTCCAGAACATGAGAGCGGAGGTTACCCCTCCAGCGGATGCGCCGCAGGGAAGCGAATTCATTGTGGCGCTGACCGGCAAATCGAATAACGAGCCTGACAGGATAGACGTTGTAAAGGCCATAACGACCGTTTCAGGAGTGGCGGTCAAGGAGACAAAAATACCAACCGGACTCTATATTCTGGCAACGAACACATCTGCACCTTCGGTTCAGGTTTCCTACGGTATTCCTTCCCAAAGCAATGTAAGCGTTGTAGTTTACGACGTAACCGGCAGTGCGGTAAGAACCCTTCTTTCAGGCTCCTGCATGGCTGGAACTTACTCGCTCGAGTGGAACGGTAAGAACGAGGAGGCTAAGGACGTTCCGGCAGGCGTGTACTTCGTTAGGCTTATCTCGGATTCCGGCTCGGCAACCGCAAGGCTCGTGCTCGTGAGATAGCCCCGCCCGCAACACGCCGACCTGAACACGCACGCCCTACAGGATTGGGGGTTTGGATAATAGGGCGGAAGCGGATGTCATTGCGGGGAAGCATCGCGCGGCAGAAGCCTCCGAAGTGCGAACATAGC
This region of bacterium genomic DNA includes:
- a CDS encoding T9SS type A sorting domain-containing protein, encoding MKFLLVFLSLAASVFGQYRMGKPDLMIKLDEDTLYLGDNVYNDNANRQTEYDTVPTTVKAIFYIRVQNDADYQEMKDNILVKGTKEDSGWTVKYFDSHIGGADITVDITGTGWSTGLLSKGSFQNMRAEVTPPADAPQGSEFIVALTGKSNNEPDRIDVVKAITTVSGVAVKETKIPTGLYILATNTSAPSVQVSYGIPSQSNVSVVVYDVTGSAVRTLLSGSCMAGTYSLEWNGKNEEAKDVPAGVYFVRLISDSGSATARLVLVR